One region of Salvia miltiorrhiza cultivar Shanhuang (shh) chromosome 3, IMPLAD_Smil_shh, whole genome shotgun sequence genomic DNA includes:
- the LOC131015045 gene encoding probable sarcosine oxidase, translating to MEPAHHLHFDVIVIGAGVMGSSAAYQTSKRRLKTLLLEQFDFLHHRGSSHGESRTTRATYPEDYYSAMVLESSRLWRQAEAEAGYKVCFSTRQLDIGPSHNKALLAVIDSCRKNSIPAAVLHRGQLLDEFSGMFDIPEDWIGVVTQHGGVIKPTKAVAMFQTLALRNGAVLRDNAEVVSVCRDAETNAIAVATADGVRYRCRKCVITAGPWTRKLVKKVRGIELPVQPLETAVHYWKVNEGHEGKFTIESGFPTFASYGEPYIYGTPSLEFPGLVKIPAHAGRACEPEERTWGAPAALVEALRGWIKGRFGEMIDVGKPVLSQSCMYSMTPDEDFVIDFLGGEFGEDAVVCGGFSGHGFKMAPVVGRVAAELVASGRAEGVDLTHFRVGRFEGDNCNGNAKDFDDQVMSH from the coding sequence ATGGAGCCTGCCCACCACCTGCACTTCGACGTCATCGTCATCGGCGCCGGCGTCATGGGCAGCTCCGCCGCCTACCAGACCTCCAAGCGCCGCCTCAAAACCCTCCTCCTCGAGCAGTTCGACTTCCTCCACCACCGCGGCTCCTCCCACGGCGAGTCCCGCACCACCCGCGCCACCTACCCCGAGGACTACTACTCCGCCATGGTCCTCGAGTCCTCCCGCCTCTGGCGCCAAGCCGAGGCCGAAGCCGGCTACAAAGTCTGCTTCTCCACCAGGCAGCTCGACATCGGCCCCTCCCACAACAAAGCCCTCCTCGCCGTCATCGACAGCTGCCGCAAGAACTCCATCCCCGCCGCCGTCCTCCACCGCGGCCAGCTCCTCGACGAGTTCTCCGGAATGTTCGACATTCCGGAGGACTGGATCGGCGTCGTCACCCAGCACGGCGGCGTCATCAAGCCCACCAAGGCCGTCGCCATGTTCCAAACCCTCGCGCTCCGGAACGGCGCCGTGCTGAGGGACAACGCCGAGGTGGTGAGCGTGTGCAGGGACGCAGAAACAAACGCGATCGCCGTGGCCACCGCCGACGGCGTGAGGTACCGCTGCCGGAAATGCGTGATCACGGCGGGGCCGTGGACGcgaaagctggtgaagaaggtGAGGGGAATCGAGCTCCCCGTTCAGCCGTTGGAGACGGCCGTGCACTACTGGAAGGTCAACGAGGGGCATGAAGGTAAATTCACGATCGAGAGCGGCTTCCCGACGTTCGCGAGCTACGGCGAGCCGTACATATACGGCACGCCGTCGCTGGAGTTCCCGGGATTGGTGAAGATCCCGGCGCACGCGGGGCGCGCGTGCGAGCCCGAGGAGCGGACGTGGGGGGCGCCCGCCGCGCTAGTGGAGGCGCTGAGGGGGTGGATCAAGGGTCGGTTCGGGGAGATGATCGACGTCGGGAAGCCGGTGCTGTCGCAATCGTGCATGTACTCGATGACCCCCGACGAGGACTTCGTCATCGATTTCCTCGGCGGGGAGTTCGGGGAGGACGCGGTGGTGTGCGGCGGCTTCTCCGGGCACGGGTTTAAGATGGCGCCGGTGGTGGGGCGGGTGGCGGCGGAGCTCGTGGCGAGCGGGCGGGCGGAGGGCGTGGACCTCACGCACTTCCGAGTGGGGAGGTTTGAAGGTGATAATTGTAATGGGAATGCTAAGGATTTCGATGATCAAGTCATGTCACATTGA